A region of Clostridium acetobutylicum ATCC 824 DNA encodes the following proteins:
- a CDS encoding amino acid ABC transporter substrate-binding protein, which translates to MKRKGIFASAVLALTLVIGITGCSSSSSQKTASQNSLEKIKSEGKLRIGTEGTYAPFTFHDSKGNLTGFDVDIAKEVSKRIGVKPEFVETKWDGMFAGLDAGRFDVVLNEVAIKPDRKVKYDFSTPYITSRAVLIVKKDNNTIKSFSDLKGKKSAQSLTSNLGNIAKNNGAELIQVDGFNEAVDLLTSNRVDATINDSLSYLDLKKQKPDAPIKSVANYNNASESAAMFKKGSNNKELIAAVNKALKDMKSDGTYLKISKKWFGTDVSK; encoded by the coding sequence ATGAAAAGAAAAGGCATATTTGCAAGTGCTGTATTAGCATTAACTTTAGTAATAGGTATTACAGGCTGCTCAAGCAGCTCTAGTCAAAAGACTGCTTCTCAAAACTCTCTTGAAAAAATAAAAAGTGAAGGTAAACTTCGTATTGGTACTGAAGGCACATACGCTCCTTTCACTTTCCATGATAGTAAAGGCAATTTAACAGGTTTTGATGTTGATATCGCTAAAGAAGTATCCAAACGTATAGGAGTTAAACCAGAATTTGTTGAAACAAAATGGGATGGAATGTTTGCAGGTTTAGATGCCGGAAGATTTGATGTGGTTCTAAATGAAGTTGCAATAAAACCAGATCGTAAAGTAAAATACGATTTTTCAACACCTTATATAACATCTAGAGCCGTACTTATAGTAAAAAAAGATAATAATACTATAAAATCCTTTAGCGATTTAAAAGGCAAAAAATCAGCTCAATCCCTAACAAGTAACCTTGGAAACATCGCAAAGAACAACGGAGCAGAGCTTATTCAGGTTGATGGCTTTAATGAAGCTGTAGATCTTTTAACTTCAAACAGAGTAGATGCTACAATTAACGATAGTTTATCTTACTTGGATTTAAAAAAGCAAAAACCGGATGCTCCTATAAAATCAGTAGCTAATTACAACAATGCTTCTGAAAGTGCAGCTATGTTTAAAAAGGGTAGTAACAATAAAGAGCTTATAGCTGCTGTAAACAAAGCTTTAAAAGATATGAAGTCAGATGGCACATATCTAAAAATATCAAAAAAATGGTTTGGTACTGATGTATCAAAATAG
- a CDS encoding amino acid ABC transporter permease, with protein MNFDTNTLRIIKILEDSFLPLLTAGLKFTVPLTLISFILGLLLALVTALARISNIKPLELLARFYVSIIRGTPLLVQLFIIFFGLPTVGVTIKPLTAAIIGFTLSVGAYNSEVIRAAILSIPKGQWEAASSIGMTYTQSLVRVVLPQAARVSVPPLANSFISLVKDTSLAATITVAEMFQVAQRITATTYEPLWMYIEAAFIYYIFCSLLTLIQHYLEKKLARYTTR; from the coding sequence ATGAATTTCGATACTAACACATTAAGAATAATAAAAATTTTAGAAGATTCTTTCTTACCATTATTAACAGCGGGACTGAAATTTACAGTCCCTCTTACACTTATTTCATTTATTTTAGGCCTACTCCTTGCATTGGTTACAGCTTTAGCTAGAATATCAAATATTAAGCCTTTAGAGCTTTTAGCTAGATTTTACGTATCAATTATAAGAGGTACTCCACTACTTGTTCAATTATTCATAATCTTTTTTGGACTTCCAACTGTTGGAGTAACTATAAAACCTTTGACAGCGGCAATAATAGGTTTTACTTTAAGCGTAGGAGCCTACAATTCAGAGGTTATACGTGCTGCAATTTTATCTATTCCTAAGGGACAATGGGAAGCTGCTTCTTCTATAGGAATGACCTATACTCAATCGCTTGTAAGAGTAGTACTACCTCAAGCTGCAAGAGTTTCTGTTCCACCTCTAGCTAATTCCTTTATAAGCCTTGTTAAGGATACTTCACTTGCAGCTACTATCACTGTAGCAGAAATGTTTCAAGTTGCTCAAAGAATAACTGCAACAACCTATGAGCCTCTTTGGATGTATATTGAAGCTGCTTTCATTTACTATATTTTCTGTAGTCTTCTTACATTAATTCAACACTATTTAGAAAAGAAACTGGCTAGATATACAACAAGATAG
- a CDS encoding amino acid ABC transporter ATP-binding protein, translating to MITISNLHKSFGNTEILKGIDLNVNKGETTVIIGPSGSGKTTLLRCINLLETPNKGSITVGNSSIDFDNNNSFYTSDVINLRKKTGMVFQSFNLFPHMTVLQNIMEGQVTVLKRSKSEARKKALLLLEKVGLSEKQDQYPHELSGGQQQRVAIARAMAMDPEVLLFDEPTSALDPELEAEVLKVMKELSNEGMTMIVVTHKMSFAKDAAHRVIFMDNGTIIEAGTPEHVFTASTNPRVKQFLNIVSD from the coding sequence ATGATAACCATAAGTAATTTACACAAAAGCTTTGGAAATACTGAAATTTTAAAAGGTATAGACCTTAACGTAAACAAAGGAGAAACTACAGTTATTATAGGTCCATCTGGTTCAGGCAAAACTACTCTTTTAAGATGTATCAACCTCTTAGAGACTCCAAATAAGGGCTCTATAACTGTTGGAAATTCAAGCATAGATTTTGATAACAATAATTCTTTTTATACTAGCGATGTAATTAATCTAAGAAAAAAGACAGGAATGGTCTTTCAAAGCTTCAACTTGTTTCCTCACATGACAGTACTTCAAAACATAATGGAAGGTCAGGTTACTGTGCTAAAACGTTCAAAATCCGAAGCTAGAAAAAAAGCACTTCTCCTTCTTGAGAAAGTAGGTCTTTCGGAAAAACAAGATCAATATCCTCATGAACTTTCAGGTGGTCAGCAGCAAAGGGTAGCAATAGCCCGTGCAATGGCAATGGATCCTGAAGTGCTTTTATTTGATGAACCAACCTCTGCCCTTGATCCCGAATTGGAAGCAGAAGTACTAAAAGTAATGAAAGAACTTTCAAACGAAGGAATGACTATGATTGTAGTAACTCATAAAATGAGCTTTGCTAAAGACGCAGCTCATAGAGTTATTTTTATGGATAACGGAACTATTATTGAAGCTGGAACTCCAGAACATGTCTTTACAGCTTCAACCAATCCACGCGTAAAGCAATTTTTAAATATAGTAAGTGACTAA
- a CDS encoding DUF6518 family protein encodes MKSNIMNGILSIMIGCIVGVFTVFGQKYLPGSFNSLANSGAVWIIFAFYTSLLLRKTMIKTIAICINTLIFCVLSYYWFESIINMHTFQFGDYYILLWLACAVVGGTIFGYGAYRHNKSEYWLDTLTSNLLPAVFLSEGINKIIHIEGYMHMLGAVWGTVIIGICLYFLLNRKKSFQKRQMSSILLLTGLGLLGFEILFQLTV; translated from the coding sequence ATGAAAAGTAATATTATGAATGGTATATTATCAATAATGATTGGCTGCATAGTTGGAGTCTTTACAGTATTTGGACAAAAATATCTTCCTGGTAGTTTCAATAGTTTGGCCAATTCTGGGGCAGTATGGATTATTTTTGCATTTTATACGTCACTACTATTGAGAAAGACGATGATAAAAACAATTGCAATCTGTATAAATACATTGATTTTTTGTGTACTTTCCTATTATTGGTTTGAATCTATTATAAATATGCATACATTTCAGTTTGGCGACTATTATATACTTCTGTGGTTAGCGTGTGCAGTTGTTGGTGGAACAATTTTTGGATATGGAGCATATCGTCATAATAAATCTGAGTATTGGTTGGATACACTGACTTCTAATTTGTTGCCCGCTGTTTTTTTATCAGAAGGGATTAATAAAATTATACATATAGAGGGGTATATGCATATGTTAGGAGCAGTTTGGGGAACTGTAATAATAGGTATTTGTTTATATTTTTTATTAAACAGAAAAAAGAGCTTTCAGAAAAGGCAAATGAGTTCTATTCTATTACTTACTGGATTGGGATTGCTAGGATTTGAAATATTATTTCAGTTGACAGTGTGA
- a CDS encoding Nramp family divalent metal transporter: MKKKNKLLFILGIIGPGLITVNAGNDAGGIATYATVGASYGYKMLWGLLLITFSLAIIQEMNARMAVVTGKGLSDLIRENYGVKWSLFAMCILFIANFGVCVGDFAGIAASLELFGISKYITVPIMAFLVWFVITKGSYEKTEKVFLAFTFVFFTYIITCIKVHPNWNVVMKATITPSLSFTKGYVLTLIGMIGTTITPYMQFYLQSSVVDKGLSVKEYKYEKIDVYLGAIWGDLVSFFIIVCTAVTLYKAGIKIDSAEQAAMALKPLAGNYATILFAAGLFGASVLATMVIPLSTTYAICEAFGFESGLDNSFSEAKTFYGIFTFMILFSAALVLVPKLSLVGIMLITQQIAGILSPVILIFMVLLINNKDIMGKYINNKLQNVIVYLTVAFIIILSLILFVSPIIDKLM; the protein is encoded by the coding sequence ATGAAGAAGAAGAACAAGCTGTTGTTTATACTAGGTATTATTGGACCAGGACTAATAACTGTTAATGCGGGTAATGATGCAGGGGGTATAGCAACCTATGCAACGGTAGGAGCATCGTATGGCTATAAAATGCTCTGGGGACTTTTATTAATAACTTTTAGTTTAGCTATAATACAAGAAATGAATGCAAGAATGGCTGTGGTTACAGGAAAAGGACTATCAGATTTAATAAGGGAAAACTATGGCGTTAAGTGGTCACTATTTGCTATGTGCATATTATTTATAGCTAACTTTGGAGTATGTGTTGGAGATTTTGCGGGAATTGCAGCCAGCTTAGAGCTGTTTGGAATCAGTAAATATATAACTGTGCCTATTATGGCATTTTTGGTATGGTTCGTTATTACAAAAGGATCTTACGAGAAAACAGAAAAAGTTTTTTTAGCGTTTACTTTTGTTTTCTTCACTTATATTATAACCTGCATAAAGGTTCATCCTAATTGGAATGTAGTTATGAAAGCTACAATTACACCAAGTTTGAGTTTTACAAAAGGATATGTCTTAACACTTATAGGGATGATAGGTACAACCATAACACCTTATATGCAGTTTTATCTACAATCTTCTGTTGTTGATAAAGGGCTTAGTGTAAAGGAATATAAATATGAAAAGATAGATGTGTATTTAGGGGCTATTTGGGGAGACCTGGTATCTTTTTTTATAATTGTTTGTACAGCAGTAACACTTTATAAAGCAGGTATTAAAATAGATAGTGCAGAACAGGCTGCCATGGCATTAAAGCCTTTAGCTGGTAACTATGCTACAATACTCTTTGCAGCAGGCTTATTTGGTGCGTCAGTGCTAGCTACAATGGTAATACCGTTATCTACAACTTATGCTATTTGTGAAGCCTTTGGATTTGAAAGTGGGCTTGATAATTCATTTAGTGAAGCTAAAACTTTTTACGGGATTTTTACTTTCATGATTTTATTTAGTGCTGCTTTGGTACTTGTGCCTAAATTATCTTTGGTAGGAATTATGCTTATAACCCAGCAAATTGCAGGGATACTATCTCCAGTAATCCTTATATTCATGGTATTATTAATAAATAATAAGGACATTATGGGAAAGTATATTAATAATAAGCTTCAAAATGTAATTGTGTACTTAACTGTAGCATTTATAATAATTTTATCATTGATACTTTTTGTATCACCGATTATAGATAAGTTAATGTAA
- a CDS encoding cytochrome P450, with the protein MLLKENTAKDKGIDSTLDLLKEGYLFIKNRADHYQSDLFETRLMGQRIICMTGEEAARIFYDSDKFKRQGAAPKRVQETLLGENAIQTLDGESHLHRKKLFMLLTNQVQQKRLAELTTEKWEASASKWHTKSIVLFNEANEILCQVACHWAGVPLMESDIKNRAEDFSSMIDSFGAVGPRHWKGKKARNTIEAWIKEIIENVRSGRIRAEEGSPLHEIAFYIDVNGQQMPAEMAAIELINILRPIVAISTFITFSALALYEHSEYREKLQSKDIRYLEMFTQEVRRYYPFAPFVGARVRKDFLWNNCEFKKEMLVLLDIYGTNHDSRIWQKPYEFIPDRFRSYKGNLFDFIPQGGGDPSSTHRCPGEGITLEIMKTSLDFLSTKIDFTVPDQDLSYSLSKIPTLPKSGFIIDNINLKL; encoded by the coding sequence ATGTTACTAAAAGAAAATACAGCAAAAGATAAAGGTATTGACAGCACTCTAGATTTACTTAAAGAGGGCTATTTATTTATCAAAAATAGAGCTGATCACTATCAATCTGATTTATTTGAAACTCGCTTAATGGGGCAAAGGATAATTTGCATGACAGGAGAGGAAGCTGCAAGAATATTTTATGATTCTGATAAATTTAAAAGACAAGGTGCTGCTCCCAAAAGAGTACAAGAAACACTTTTGGGGGAAAATGCAATTCAAACCCTAGATGGAGAATCTCATCTTCATCGTAAAAAGCTTTTTATGTTACTTACTAACCAAGTTCAACAAAAAAGATTAGCTGAACTTACAACGGAAAAATGGGAAGCTTCTGCCTCTAAATGGCATACTAAAAGTATTGTGCTTTTTAATGAAGCCAATGAAATACTATGTCAAGTAGCATGCCACTGGGCGGGTGTTCCTTTGATGGAATCTGATATAAAAAATAGAGCAGAAGACTTCAGTTCTATGATAGATTCCTTTGGTGCAGTTGGTCCTCGTCATTGGAAGGGAAAAAAGGCACGAAATACAATTGAAGCTTGGATAAAAGAAATTATAGAAAATGTCCGCTCTGGAAGAATAAGGGCTGAAGAAGGTTCTCCTCTACATGAAATAGCTTTTTATATAGATGTTAATGGACAGCAAATGCCTGCTGAAATGGCTGCCATAGAACTTATTAATATACTACGTCCTATTGTAGCTATTTCAACCTTTATCACCTTTTCTGCCCTTGCTCTATATGAACATTCGGAATATAGAGAAAAGCTACAATCAAAAGACATAAGATATCTTGAAATGTTTACACAAGAAGTTCGACGCTATTACCCTTTTGCTCCTTTTGTTGGTGCGAGGGTACGAAAAGATTTTTTATGGAATAACTGTGAATTTAAAAAGGAAATGCTAGTTCTACTTGATATTTATGGTACTAACCACGATTCACGCATATGGCAGAAACCTTACGAATTCATTCCGGACAGATTCAGAAGCTATAAAGGCAATTTGTTTGATTTTATACCACAAGGTGGAGGTGATCCTAGTAGTACGCATCGCTGCCCTGGAGAAGGTATTACTTTAGAAATTATGAAAACAAGTTTAGATTTTCTTTCTACAAAAATTGACTTCACCGTTCCAGACCAAGACTTAAGCTATAGCCTTTCTAAAATACCAACATTGCCAAAAAGCGGTTTTATTATAGATAATATTAATCTAAAGCTTTAA
- the alr gene encoding alanine racemase, which yields MEKKTVYNITNSIAISEEEAVNCNIPEVNKAEINLSQLKRNFDIIQGFLKPNTKFMAVLKGDAYGHGIRPIAKELINLKCDVFGVVRLIEAFTLRKAGIKTPIMLLAPISPSQAAWVIRYNIIPMVDSEEIVEALDQSASQNDTIVKLHVKINTGLNRYGVNPENAVKFIREIHEKYLHVQVDGVYTHFQDPDYNPDFTHKQIECFNNIIFQLQKQKLRPRIIHAANSTGIIRYPEAHYDMVRCGTLLFGLEHEQGQRNMPKGIKTLMELKGRIMKVRTIRAGEAGGYGSTFVAKKDSKVAIIAFGYGDGISRGWKEVLVAGKRVPVVNYFMDGLMVDISNIDETVKELDEAVIVGNQGDESITWLEACKSLGSYVDEQIQCITERVPKKYFYEK from the coding sequence ATGGAGAAAAAAACAGTATATAATATCACAAATTCTATTGCTATAAGTGAAGAGGAAGCTGTAAATTGTAATATACCTGAGGTTAACAAGGCTGAAATTAATTTAAGTCAGCTTAAGCGTAATTTTGATATTATTCAAGGATTTTTAAAACCTAATACAAAATTCATGGCGGTCTTAAAGGGAGATGCCTATGGACATGGAATACGTCCAATTGCAAAAGAATTGATAAATTTAAAATGTGATGTCTTTGGGGTTGTTAGATTGATTGAGGCTTTTACCCTGAGAAAGGCTGGTATTAAAACTCCCATTATGCTGCTTGCACCAATTTCTCCATCGCAAGCAGCTTGGGTTATTAGATATAATATAATTCCAATGGTAGATAGTGAAGAGATTGTAGAAGCATTAGATCAAAGTGCTTCACAAAATGATACTATAGTTAAATTGCATGTAAAGATAAATACAGGTTTAAATAGGTATGGAGTAAATCCAGAAAATGCAGTAAAGTTTATTAGAGAAATTCATGAAAAGTATCTGCATGTTCAAGTGGATGGAGTATATACTCACTTTCAGGACCCCGATTACAACCCTGATTTTACTCATAAGCAGATTGAGTGCTTTAATAATATTATATTTCAACTTCAAAAACAAAAATTAAGACCTAGAATAATTCATGCAGCTAATTCCACTGGCATAATAAGATATCCAGAAGCTCATTATGATATGGTTCGGTGTGGAACCCTTTTATTTGGCTTGGAGCACGAACAGGGGCAGAGAAATATGCCAAAAGGTATAAAAACACTAATGGAGTTAAAAGGGCGGATTATGAAGGTTAGAACAATAAGAGCAGGTGAGGCTGGAGGTTATGGAAGTACTTTTGTAGCAAAAAAGGATTCAAAAGTTGCTATCATTGCTTTTGGATATGGTGATGGTATCAGTAGAGGTTGGAAGGAGGTATTAGTAGCAGGTAAGAGGGTTCCGGTAGTGAATTATTTTATGGATGGTTTAATGGTAGATATTTCAAACATAGATGAAACAGTAAAGGAGCTAGATGAAGCTGTTATTGTAGGAAATCAAGGCGATGAAAGCATAACTTGGTTAGAGGCTTGTAAAAGTCTTGGAAGCTATGTAGATGAGCAAATACAATGCATTACTGAAAGAGTTCCTAAAAAATATTTTTATGAGAAATAG
- a CDS encoding amidohydrolase, whose product MLLIKNGKILTMTGVNYDSGSVLIDNGKIIKVGENIDVDESCEIIDADGFWVMPGIIEAHCHVGIQEEKRGFEGNDCNEMTNPVTPYLRALDGINPMDSAFYTALTAGITGIMVGPGSANVVGGQWMFLKTYGRAIDKMVVLQPSAMKIAFGENPKANYDKKNMMPSTRIAIAAMLREELFEAQQYYEKRKNAEKSGDSFNKEFRKECWVPVFDKKIPLKAHVHRADDILTAIRIAKEFNLNLTLDHCTEGHLVAKEIKESGFPAIVGPTLTSRNKIETQYADFKTAGILHNEGVKVAITTDHPVTRIQDLLICAGLAAKEGLGIEEGLKAITINPAEICNVANRVGSIEVNKDADIAIFDGNPMETFTKTMYTIINGEIVYSLKDKNY is encoded by the coding sequence ATGTTACTTATTAAAAATGGAAAGATACTTACCATGACAGGAGTGAATTATGATAGTGGAAGCGTTTTGATAGATAACGGTAAAATTATAAAGGTGGGAGAAAATATCGATGTAGATGAAAGCTGTGAAATAATTGATGCAGATGGATTTTGGGTTATGCCAGGAATTATAGAAGCACACTGCCATGTTGGGATTCAAGAAGAGAAGAGAGGCTTTGAGGGTAATGATTGTAATGAAATGACAAATCCTGTAACACCTTATCTTAGAGCATTAGATGGAATTAATCCTATGGACTCTGCTTTTTATACTGCATTAACTGCGGGAATTACAGGTATAATGGTTGGCCCTGGAAGTGCAAATGTAGTAGGAGGTCAATGGATGTTTTTAAAGACCTATGGAAGAGCAATAGACAAGATGGTTGTTTTGCAGCCTTCAGCTATGAAAATTGCTTTTGGAGAAAACCCCAAAGCAAATTATGATAAAAAGAATATGATGCCATCAACGCGTATAGCTATAGCAGCCATGTTAAGAGAAGAACTTTTCGAGGCACAGCAGTATTATGAGAAAAGGAAGAATGCTGAAAAGTCAGGTGACAGCTTTAACAAAGAGTTCAGAAAGGAATGCTGGGTACCTGTATTTGATAAGAAAATTCCATTAAAGGCACATGTTCATAGAGCGGATGATATTTTGACAGCAATACGTATAGCAAAGGAGTTTAATTTGAATTTAACACTTGATCATTGCACAGAAGGGCATTTAGTTGCAAAGGAGATAAAAGAATCTGGTTTTCCAGCAATAGTTGGTCCTACATTAACCTCAAGAAATAAAATTGAAACTCAATATGCAGATTTTAAAACAGCAGGTATACTGCATAATGAAGGCGTAAAAGTAGCAATTACAACAGATCATCCTGTTACAAGAATACAAGATCTTTTAATCTGCGCAGGGCTTGCAGCAAAAGAGGGATTGGGAATAGAGGAAGGACTTAAAGCAATTACAATAAATCCAGCTGAGATATGTAATGTGGCTAATAGAGTTGGAAGTATTGAAGTGAATAAGGATGCAGATATTGCAATTTTTGATGGTAATCCAATGGAGACCTTTACAAAAACTATGTACACTATAATCAATGGAGAGATTGTCTACAGTCTAAAAGATAAGAATTATTAG
- a CDS encoding radical SAM protein: protein MKISKKDALTWFEFFSMLPEDEEPMIKQQEIIYSTFAQIEAAIDNRNNKLMSEIKSLKTLDNRTFFVGNESKFPKGCRSCLLGTGLSAIRKTNKCNLECKFCYNYGELDDIAPIGEDMWEIGGTRFYEKDIDLLLSIHKKPTGISYVYLEPFMEIEKYYSIVKKFSDAKVYQHLYTNGTLATEETLKALGEAGLDEIRFNLGASKCSDKVIKNIGIAKKYIKNVGIETPMTPELFEAFFEKKQAILDTKLDFINCAELHLNENNIGNYYGESMYISRQGYISPIWSRELTLKLMKIADEENWDLAVHDCSNHTKFARDLNLSSKEGKWFGASSYSCEFDRLPYQVFLPILRDENFKFLSEEELPDGYKPGEMLF, encoded by the coding sequence ATGAAAATTTCAAAAAAAGATGCGTTAACATGGTTTGAATTTTTTTCAATGCTGCCAGAGGATGAGGAACCGATGATAAAGCAACAAGAAATCATTTATTCTACCTTTGCACAAATCGAGGCAGCAATTGATAATAGAAATAATAAATTGATGTCAGAAATTAAAAGTTTGAAAACTTTAGACAATAGAACTTTTTTTGTGGGAAATGAAAGCAAGTTTCCTAAAGGATGTCGTTCTTGTCTTCTTGGAACTGGTTTAAGTGCCATTAGAAAAACAAATAAATGCAATTTAGAGTGTAAGTTCTGCTATAATTATGGAGAACTTGATGATATTGCTCCTATTGGAGAGGATATGTGGGAAATTGGGGGCACAAGGTTTTATGAAAAGGATATTGATTTACTTCTTTCTATCCATAAAAAGCCTACTGGTATATCCTATGTTTATTTAGAACCATTTATGGAAATTGAAAAATACTATTCTATAGTAAAGAAATTTAGTGATGCCAAAGTTTATCAGCATCTATATACAAATGGTACTTTAGCTACAGAAGAAACTTTAAAAGCATTAGGTGAAGCAGGTCTTGACGAGATACGTTTCAACCTTGGAGCTTCTAAGTGTTCTGATAAAGTTATTAAGAATATTGGTATAGCTAAAAAATATATTAAAAATGTAGGTATCGAGACTCCAATGACTCCTGAGCTTTTTGAAGCTTTTTTCGAGAAAAAACAGGCAATATTAGATACAAAACTTGATTTTATTAACTGTGCGGAACTACATTTAAATGAGAATAACATAGGTAATTATTATGGAGAAAGCATGTATATCTCTAGACAAGGCTACATATCTCCAATTTGGAGTAGAGAATTAACTCTTAAGCTAATGAAAATAGCCGATGAAGAAAATTGGGATTTAGCAGTGCATGACTGTTCCAATCATACAAAATTTGCTAGAGACTTAAATTTGAGCAGCAAGGAAGGTAAGTGGTTTGGAGCCAGCAGTTACAGCTGTGAGTTTGATAGGCTTCCATACCAAGTATTTTTACCAATACTGCGTGATGAAAATTTCAAATTTTTAAGTGAAGAAGAATTACCTGATGGATATAAACCAGGGGAAATGCTTTTCTAG
- a CDS encoding flavodoxin family protein: protein MKIVVLTGSPHKDGTSSLLTERFIEGAKEAGHEVYRFDSAFKKVHPCVACNKCKCGEKPCVFQDDMVELFPKLIEADLITFVTPLYYYGMSAQIKIAIDRFYSINNMLRGADKKAILIVTGTNSREWAMKGIAGSYTEALKYLQWQDYGQLLAKGCPAREDLEKTDYPLQAYLLGKRL from the coding sequence ATGAAAATTGTAGTATTAACTGGAAGTCCTCATAAAGATGGAACTTCTTCATTACTTACCGAGCGCTTTATTGAGGGCGCTAAAGAAGCTGGACATGAAGTTTATCGCTTTGATTCAGCCTTTAAGAAAGTACATCCTTGTGTTGCGTGCAATAAGTGTAAATGTGGAGAGAAACCATGCGTTTTTCAAGATGATATGGTGGAATTGTTTCCTAAGCTTATAGAGGCTGATTTGATTACATTTGTAACACCTCTATACTATTATGGGATGTCAGCTCAAATAAAAATAGCTATAGATCGCTTCTACAGCATTAATAATATGCTTAGGGGGGCAGATAAAAAGGCTATACTTATTGTAACAGGTACTAATAGTAGAGAATGGGCAATGAAAGGTATTGCGGGAAGTTATACTGAGGCACTCAAATATCTTCAATGGCAAGATTATGGACAACTATTAGCGAAAGGCTGCCCCGCAAGAGAAGACCTTGAAAAGACGGACTATCCACTGCAGGCATATTTGTTAGGAAAAAGGTTATAA
- a CDS encoding SDR family oxidoreductase, translated as MENKIVVLITGCSTGIGRELCKILYNKGYTVVATARKVEDLKDLPAALKLPLDVTKEESVHKAIKEVMLNFHKIDILVNNAGYSVRGALEEVNVSDVKSMFNVNVFGIINMLQAVIPEMRKRKTGKIINIGSISGKFVQPINGAYCAAKFAVEALSDALRLELSSYNIQTTVIEPGPIKTNFFKTLAENSNSVISNLNSCYSYFYQKDSKYRKKQKQADPTETATTISNIILKEHLSSRYKVAVPFTYSMITHFPDFLKELFMKNI; from the coding sequence ATGGAAAATAAAATAGTTGTTTTAATTACTGGATGTTCAACGGGGATTGGTAGGGAGCTTTGCAAAATATTATATAATAAAGGATATACAGTGGTTGCAACAGCAAGAAAAGTAGAGGATCTAAAGGATTTGCCCGCAGCTTTGAAGCTGCCTTTAGATGTAACTAAAGAAGAATCAGTACATAAAGCAATAAAGGAAGTTATGTTAAACTTTCATAAAATTGATATTCTTGTGAATAATGCGGGCTATTCAGTCAGAGGTGCATTGGAAGAGGTTAATGTAAGTGATGTGAAAAGTATGTTTAATGTGAATGTATTTGGTATAATTAACATGCTTCAGGCGGTTATTCCAGAGATGCGAAAGAGAAAAACTGGTAAGATTATAAATATTGGATCAATTTCAGGTAAATTTGTTCAACCGATTAATGGTGCTTATTGTGCAGCAAAGTTTGCAGTTGAAGCATTAAGTGATGCACTTCGCTTAGAGCTGAGCAGCTATAATATTCAGACAACGGTTATCGAACCAGGCCCTATAAAGACCAACTTTTTTAAGACTTTAGCTGAAAATTCAAATAGTGTTATATCCAACCTAAATTCTTGCTATTCTTATTTTTATCAAAAGGATAGCAAATATAGAAAAAAGCAGAAGCAGGCTGATCCAACAGAAACAGCAACAACAATTAGTAATATAATTTTGAAGGAGCATCTTAGTTCTCGTTATAAGGTTGCTGTTCCATTTACATACAGTATGATTACGCATTTTCCTGATTTTTTAAAAGAGCTTTTTATGAAAAATATATAG